Part of the Gemmatimonadota bacterium genome, GTGGGGGTGTTTCCATCGTTCGCTACGTCTGTTGATCGGGGTACCAATGTACGTGTCGCAGTACGCGCGCGCTCGCTCCGGCAGACCCCCACCGGGCGCAGATGCTTCTCAGCCGAAGATGCCGCGCACGATGTCCAGGCCTTCGACGAGTCGATCCACTTCATCCTTCGTATTGTACAGGTAGAACGACGCCCGTGCCGTGGCGGCAACGCCGAAGTGCTTCATCACGAGTTGCGCGCAGTGATGTCCGGCACGTACCGCGATGCCTTCCGCGTCCAGGATCGTCGAGATGTCGTGCGGATGCGCGTCACCGAGCGTGAACGAGACGACGGCGGAGTGTTCGTCGAGCGACTCCGGTCCGTAGATGCGAATGCCCTTGATCGAGCCGACCTGCTCGATGGCGTACGCCAGAAGCTCGCGCCCGTGGGCCGCGATGGCGTCCATGCCGACGCCGGTTAGGAAGTCTACCGCGGCGCCCATCCCGATCGCGCCGGCGATGTTGGGGGTGCCTGCCTCGAACTTGTGGGGCACCTTCGCCCAGGTGCTTTCGTCACGGCCGACGAAGTGGATCATTTCGCCGCCGCCTTGATACGGCGACATCGATTCGAGCAGGTCCTTTCGCGCCCAAAGCGCCCCGATGCCGGTAGGGCCGCACATCTTGTGACCGCTGAACGCATAGCAATCCACGCCGAGATCCTGTACGTCGACCTTGGTATGCACCGCCCCTTGGGCACCGTCGATCACCACGAGCGCCCCGACCTCATGGGCCGCGGCCGCGATCTCCTTGATGGGGTTCACGGTGCCGAGCGCGTTCGAGACATGCGCGACCGCGAGGACCTTCGTGCGACTCGAGAGCAAGGAAGGGAGCTCGTCGAGAACGAGTCGACCCTGGTCGTCGATCTCGATGTAGCGGAGCTTGGCGCCCGTGCGACGAGCGAGCAGCTGCCACGGGATGATGTTCGAGTGGTGCTCCATGGTCGAGATCAGGATCTCGTCGCCTTCGCCGACGTTGTCCAATCCCCAAGCGGTAGCGATGAGGTTGATCGCCTCCGTCGTGCCCCGCGTCCAAACGAGCTCGTCAGCCTCGGGCGCGTTGATCCATCGGGCGACCTTGGCGCGGGCGTCCTCGAAGGCGA contains:
- a CDS encoding cysteine desulfurase, whose product is MTALDPIKIRREFPALDQTVNGKPLVYLDNAATSQKPKAVLGALEEYYRRDNANVHRGIHELSRRATIAFEDARAKVARWINAPEADELVWTRGTTEAINLIATAWGLDNVGEGDEILISTMEHHSNIIPWQLLARRTGAKLRYIEIDDQGRLVLDELPSLLSSRTKVLAVAHVSNALGTVNPIKEIAAAAHEVGALVVIDGAQGAVHTKVDVQDLGVDCYAFSGHKMCGPTGIGALWARKDLLESMSPYQGGGEMIHFVGRDESTWAKVPHKFEAGTPNIAGAIGMGAAVDFLTGVGMDAIAAHGRELLAYAIEQVGSIKGIRIYGPESLDEHSAVVSFTLGDAHPHDISTILDAEGIAVRAGHHCAQLVMKHFGVAATARASFYLYNTKDEVDRLVEGLDIVRGIFG